A single window of uncultured Methanospirillum sp. DNA harbors:
- a CDS encoding DUF262 domain-containing protein: MKAAKSSVWDLYNGAKQYVVPLFQRPYVWSRPQWEQLWSDITEQYSLKSGDPREKIPDRFLGSIVVVREYEKNLDKYTIIDGQQRITTISIILAVIRAFAKERGVTELYEQISDFLRNSPRSGEGQYVVIPTRVDKASLYHIFDEDYNFEHDSRIVECFDFFWRKIDESRDLDLMSLQQVITEDLCVVYIELDQGENPNQVFEALNYRGVPLEESDLIRNFFFASLESPEVAENQYDQFWKPMEERFGNHQDLISRFLRYFCMRTGGAIRAGEIFESIRRTFLGAPPDEIKGLLQDINRFSDYYLRLLQPELLPVEKMISEEIRRHLGRIKLLGSDVTAPFLMNCFGWNDPGYQNGIELTDEQFCAVLKQVETYLMRRAVCGRSEAGYEEVFSLLCSTIDKDAGPVADQVSSFFTRLEEPYRMPDDDEFDDHLRYSDLYHAEGGNTVAWVVMTALETYFSAQTPAADLFSGLDLFDDTPSEQMIDHIMPVTLTPWWQDHLGTEWQTVHQDYLHRLGNLTLTMENPSILNADFDTKKAWYALDTHLLNTSMKGIKLWRKFQIDQRSGVLAAFCKKIWPYQVEITHAVVASEEPAPGLRFGDISKSAKPVKVTVQGTGHDVKYWYQVLEVTVRAIYEAEPQKFERIVREWPGYFSDDPARYKSSVGPYTFKSRFGRYQIRDMCMGMIRLIGWSDDSWALEIADH; encoded by the coding sequence ATGAAGGCGGCAAAGTCTTCTGTCTGGGATCTATATAACGGTGCGAAACAGTACGTGGTGCCGCTCTTTCAGCGGCCGTATGTATGGTCACGGCCTCAATGGGAGCAGCTCTGGTCAGACATCACCGAACAATACTCGCTCAAATCAGGCGACCCGCGTGAAAAGATACCTGACCGGTTTCTTGGTTCTATTGTTGTAGTCAGGGAATACGAGAAGAACCTTGACAAATATACCATCATCGACGGTCAGCAGCGGATAACGACCATCAGTATCATCCTCGCGGTGATTCGTGCGTTTGCAAAAGAGCGTGGTGTCACCGAGTTGTATGAACAGATCTCTGATTTCCTCAGGAACAGCCCGCGGAGCGGGGAGGGGCAGTATGTCGTCATTCCTACCCGGGTTGACAAGGCGTCCTTGTATCACATCTTTGATGAGGATTATAATTTCGAGCACGACTCGCGGATCGTCGAGTGTTTTGACTTCTTCTGGCGCAAGATCGACGAGTCCCGTGATCTTGATCTCATGTCCCTGCAACAGGTGATCACCGAGGATCTCTGTGTTGTGTACATCGAACTTGACCAGGGTGAGAACCCGAACCAGGTGTTTGAGGCACTTAACTACCGTGGTGTCCCGCTCGAAGAGTCAGATCTCATCAGAAACTTCTTCTTCGCAAGTCTTGAGTCTCCCGAGGTAGCGGAGAACCAGTATGATCAGTTCTGGAAACCGATGGAGGAGCGGTTTGGAAATCACCAGGACCTGATCTCGCGGTTTCTCCGGTACTTCTGCATGAGAACCGGAGGTGCCATCCGCGCCGGAGAGATCTTTGAGTCTATCAGGCGTACGTTCCTTGGCGCTCCTCCTGATGAGATCAAGGGCCTTCTGCAGGATATCAACCGGTTCTCGGACTATTATCTCCGGCTTCTACAGCCTGAACTCCTTCCGGTAGAGAAGATGATCTCTGAAGAGATCAGGCGGCACCTTGGCAGGATCAAACTACTTGGTTCTGATGTAACCGCTCCATTCCTGATGAACTGTTTTGGGTGGAATGATCCGGGTTATCAGAATGGAATAGAACTCACCGACGAACAGTTCTGTGCAGTTCTGAAGCAGGTTGAGACCTATCTTATGAGGCGCGCAGTCTGCGGAAGATCGGAAGCAGGGTATGAAGAGGTCTTCTCACTTCTGTGTAGCACTATCGACAAGGACGCCGGTCCTGTCGCAGATCAGGTATCCTCGTTCTTCACCAGGCTTGAAGAACCGTACCGGATGCCTGACGATGATGAGTTTGACGATCACCTCAGGTACAGCGATCTCTACCATGCTGAAGGTGGGAACACGGTTGCCTGGGTGGTGATGACGGCCCTTGAAACCTACTTCTCTGCCCAGACACCGGCAGCAGATCTGTTTTCAGGCCTTGATCTCTTTGATGATACGCCATCTGAACAGATGATCGATCACATCATGCCGGTGACTCTGACTCCCTGGTGGCAGGATCACCTGGGAACAGAATGGCAGACTGTTCACCAGGACTACCTGCACCGGCTCGGCAATCTCACCCTCACGATGGAGAACCCCTCCATCCTGAACGCTGATTTTGATACAAAGAAGGCATGGTATGCCCTTGATACACACCTGCTCAACACATCGATGAAAGGGATCAAACTCTGGCGTAAGTTCCAGATCGATCAGCGTTCCGGTGTTCTTGCTGCATTCTGCAAAAAGATATGGCCCTATCAGGTTGAGATCACGCATGCTGTAGTGGCGTCAGAAGAGCCGGCTCCCGGGCTTCGCTTTGGAGATATCTCCAAGTCAGCAAAGCCGGTGAAGGTGACCGTCCAGGGAACCGGTCATGATGTGAAGTACTGGTACCAGGTTCTTGAGGTGACCGTCAGGGCGATATACGAGGCAGAGCCTCAGAAGTTTGAACGTATTGTTCGTGAATGGCCGGGATATTTCTCTGATGACCCTGCCCGCTATAAGTCGTCGGTAGGGCCGTATACCTTCAAGTCACGGTTCGGAAGATACCAGATCCGTGATATGTGCATGGGAATGATCCGGCTGATCGGATGGAGCGATGACTCCTGGGCGCTCGAAATAGCAGATCACTGA
- the mmp11 gene encoding methanogenesis marker protein 11: MMPKILVTKFPATNMNPSIPATNKDLSPDAWAAEVNLADPYVIHYPWIAALASDDGSQVELIECFDCIGGAMWVKKHYAKSPLVSSVRTVGSMNRYILKTGSVDLNLEGSRFPAGISSVSLSDTEIQISYRGMGGGGVGATICRATASGVISSEYDDSGGGKVAGSTLTFPRNRRILIGVDDTDTPEQGATWTLVHNIARAVSGDPKGSGLHRYLSHTIVQLFPVPFRTKNCVGVVAEFATTDPQDLIDRFAGLLRKYTLSEKTGMAVYSGFSPDELLPFAEKVKRGQVDPDEAGRLEGGNLKIIMNGRGITGAIAAIPFYTRYDEALELYGP; the protein is encoded by the coding sequence TTGATGCCGAAAATCCTGGTAACGAAATTCCCGGCGACAAATATGAACCCTTCCATTCCGGCAACGAACAAAGACCTTTCACCTGATGCATGGGCTGCTGAAGTGAATCTGGCTGATCCATACGTCATTCATTATCCCTGGATTGCTGCTCTCGCGTCCGATGATGGCAGCCAGGTGGAACTCATTGAGTGTTTTGACTGCATCGGGGGTGCAATGTGGGTAAAGAAGCATTACGCCAAGAGCCCGCTGGTTTCATCTGTCAGGACTGTCGGCTCGATGAACCGGTACATCCTGAAGACCGGGTCAGTGGACCTGAACCTTGAAGGCTCCCGGTTTCCGGCAGGCATCTCTTCTGTCAGTCTCTCTGACACAGAGATACAGATCTCGTACCGCGGTATGGGTGGTGGCGGGGTTGGTGCAACCATCTGCCGTGCCACGGCATCCGGCGTCATCTCGTCAGAGTACGATGATTCAGGAGGCGGAAAGGTCGCCGGGTCAACACTGACATTTCCCAGGAACAGGCGCATACTCATTGGGGTTGACGACACCGACACCCCTGAGCAGGGAGCCACATGGACCCTGGTTCACAACATCGCCAGGGCAGTCTCCGGAGATCCAAAGGGTTCAGGTCTGCACCGGTATCTCTCGCATACGATAGTGCAGCTCTTCCCGGTGCCGTTCAGAACCAAGAACTGTGTCGGTGTGGTTGCCGAGTTTGCGACCACAGACCCGCAGGATCTCATTGACCGGTTCGCAGGGCTGCTCCGGAAGTATACCCTCTCTGAGAAGACGGGCATGGCGGTGTACTCCGGGTTCTCTCCTGATGAACTCCTTCCATTTGCCGAGAAGGTGAAACGCGGCCAGGTGGATCCGGACGAGGCTGGAAGGCTGGAGGGTGGAAACCTCAAGATCATCATGAATGGCCGTGGTATCACCGGGGCGATTGCAGCCATCCCCTTCTATACCAGGTATGACGAGGCACTCGAACTCTATGGACCGTAA
- a CDS encoding thiamine pyrophosphate-dependent enzyme, with amino-acid sequence MAVNENGEDLLVRTIRSCADRIYAVPGYPVSSLAERSGARLVINEKVALERAIGDSLAGRRACVIVKHVGMNALVDPLVHATFQGLNAGVVIVCGDDPTAKNTMTVQDSRYFGPVASIPVISGVSGSGVSDAFSASEEFSRVALLRITAEEMRSPAPESGSSHTTGSRCSAQSRISGLAGSDLTMYGRAVRAASGSARISAAGLAPHPLPPAPSSPAPQNRKERGSTLGLCAACPFRPHFELMAGKGLSAICDTGCSLIAMNPPYSFGVASYGMGSAVAVAASSGDMALIGDYALLHSGLQALIEVYQEGLPLLCIVMVNRCMGMTGGQPVPDPLPYLGFADPQVCDAEDLEQFERLLSIPDRPKTILIYGRCPEVIDHETVAC; translated from the coding sequence ATGGCAGTCAATGAGAACGGGGAAGACCTGCTTGTCCGGACCATCAGATCCTGTGCAGACCGGATCTATGCTGTTCCCGGATATCCCGTCTCTTCTCTTGCAGAGCGGTCCGGAGCGAGGCTTGTCATCAATGAGAAAGTAGCACTTGAACGTGCCATCGGTGACTCACTTGCCGGCCGGAGGGCCTGTGTTATAGTAAAACATGTGGGCATGAATGCACTCGTGGATCCCCTGGTTCATGCAACCTTCCAGGGTCTTAATGCCGGTGTTGTCATCGTCTGTGGTGACGATCCAACCGCAAAGAACACCATGACCGTGCAGGACTCGCGGTACTTCGGCCCGGTTGCATCCATCCCGGTCATATCCGGTGTATCAGGGTCCGGGGTTAGTGATGCGTTTTCTGCCTCTGAAGAGTTCTCCCGGGTTGCTCTCCTGCGGATCACAGCAGAAGAGATGAGGTCCCCTGCTCCAGAGTCTGGCTCGTCTCATACTACTGGCTCCCGGTGTTCTGCACAAAGCCGGATATCGGGTCTTGCAGGTTCAGACCTGACGATGTATGGCAGGGCCGTCCGTGCAGCATCCGGCTCTGCCCGGATCAGTGCAGCCGGCCTTGCACCCCATCCTCTCCCTCCTGCTCCGTCGTCCCCTGCCCCGCAAAACCGGAAAGAACGTGGCAGCACCCTCGGTCTCTGTGCTGCCTGTCCCTTCAGGCCTCATTTTGAACTGATGGCCGGAAAGGGCCTCTCTGCGATCTGCGATACCGGATGCAGCCTGATTGCAATGAATCCGCCCTACTCGTTCGGTGTTGCAAGTTATGGTATGGGCTCTGCTGTTGCAGTTGCTGCTTCATCAGGAGACATGGCCCTGATTGGTGATTATGCACTGCTGCATTCCGGTCTTCAGGCACTGATCGAGGTGTACCAGGAGGGTCTTCCCCTCCTCTGTATCGTGATGGTAAACCGATGCATGGGCATGACCGGTGGTCAGCCTGTCCCTGATCCCCTTCCATACCTTGGTTTTGCAGACCCGCAGGTCTGTGATGCTGAAGACCTGGAGCAGTTTGAACGATTGTTGAGCATTCCTGACCGGCCGAAGACGATCCTGATCTATGGCCGGTGTCCTGAGGTGATTGATCATGAAACCGTGGCATGTTGA
- a CDS encoding radical SAM protein, with the protein MTRHSNSMDRNNWEDLKARLLAIGTAQVTGEPVDEYLTRSTAGPGAGGRGSLFFSVGTYRVRLSLTDASPVVVHHLGEGRTELTVDGERFIGTLERPALHCPRQAYITITPSCIFSCRYCNVPVLKGSRKTIEEIENLVESVKGTIDAISLTSGVLESIEEEEAYAIEVVSHLTRFNIPIGVSIYPTLQTPARLKEAGAVEVKFNLEAATPELFAAMCPGLSFGSIREILRDSVRLFGRGHVFSNIILGLGESDADMEACIASLCQDGVIPVIRPLNPTAELNEFSRPDAARIKRIFRYLDAALRTSGLDPTMALTMCPACMGCDMIPGRE; encoded by the coding sequence ATGACGAGGCACTCGAACTCTATGGACCGTAACAACTGGGAAGATCTGAAAGCGCGATTGCTCGCAATTGGAACTGCACAGGTCACCGGTGAACCGGTGGATGAGTATCTCACCCGTTCGACCGCAGGCCCTGGAGCAGGCGGTCGTGGTTCGCTCTTCTTCTCGGTTGGCACCTATCGGGTCAGACTCTCACTGACTGATGCTTCCCCTGTAGTTGTCCATCACCTCGGGGAAGGAAGGACTGAACTTACGGTTGACGGAGAGAGGTTTATCGGAACTCTTGAACGACCTGCACTTCACTGCCCAAGACAGGCGTACATCACGATCACTCCGAGCTGTATCTTCTCATGCCGGTACTGCAACGTCCCGGTGCTGAAAGGAAGCCGAAAGACCATAGAGGAGATCGAGAACCTCGTCGAATCGGTGAAGGGAACAATCGATGCGATCTCCCTGACTTCGGGCGTGCTTGAGAGCATTGAGGAGGAGGAGGCATATGCAATTGAGGTTGTCTCCCACCTCACACGGTTCAACATCCCTATCGGCGTCTCGATCTATCCCACCCTGCAGACTCCTGCACGGCTCAAAGAAGCAGGAGCAGTTGAGGTGAAGTTCAACCTTGAGGCTGCAACGCCTGAACTCTTTGCCGCGATGTGCCCCGGTCTTTCATTCGGGTCCATCAGGGAGATCCTTCGTGACTCGGTCAGACTGTTCGGGAGAGGGCATGTCTTCTCGAACATCATCCTCGGGCTTGGGGAGAGCGATGCCGATATGGAGGCCTGTATCGCCTCGCTCTGCCAGGATGGCGTGATTCCGGTTATCAGGCCGCTCAACCCGACTGCAGAACTGAACGAGTTTTCACGGCCTGATGCAGCACGAATCAAACGAATATTCAGGTACCTGGACGCTGCACTCAGGACATCAGGACTTGATCCAACCATGGCCCTGACGATGTGCCCGGCCTGCATGGGCTGTGATATGATCCCAGGGAGGGAGTGA
- a CDS encoding ferritin family protein: MKQDEFKKILLDAIDKEVESYTFYKTISERVKDAALKSTFLELAEQETYHRKTLQEYLSGSKKELKFDEVKDYHLSDIIEAPALTTELKPLDGLKIAIKKEEDAMTMYQKLSDASTDAEQKKLFAELSKMELGHKARLEDIYTNAAFAEAW, translated from the coding sequence ATGAAGCAAGACGAATTCAAGAAGATTCTGCTGGATGCAATCGACAAGGAAGTTGAGTCATACACTTTTTACAAGACCATTTCTGAGCGTGTAAAGGATGCAGCCCTCAAGAGCACGTTCCTTGAACTTGCAGAACAGGAGACCTACCACCGTAAGACCCTTCAGGAGTACCTTAGCGGAAGCAAGAAGGAGCTCAAGTTTGATGAGGTCAAGGACTATCACCTGTCAGACATCATTGAGGCACCTGCCCTGACAACCGAGTTAAAGCCCCTGGACGGCCTCAAGATCGCCATCAAGAAGGAAGAGGATGCAATGACCATGTATCAGAAACTCTCTGATGCAAGCACTGATGCTGAACAGAAGAAGCTCTTTGCAGAACTCTCAAAGATGGAACTCGGACACAAGGCACGCCTTGAAGATATCTATACCAATGCGGCCTTTGCCGAGGCCTGGTAA
- the fhcD gene encoding formylmethanofuran--tetrahydromethanopterin N-formyltransferase, protein MELNGVTIDNTFAEGFPIWISRVMITAVTREYAMKAAVEATGFATSAIGCPCEAGIERYLSGDETPDGRPGVSILICASKKKLPEQVMERIAECVLTAATTSVFNGLPDAEEKFDIKIHFFGDKFESKVEIGGRACWKIPIMEGDYVGEEVFGMVKGVAGGNFFVMAESQMAALLGAQAASDAILEVEGTITSFPGGIVASGSKVGSKNYKFPIPATTNEQYCPSIREKVPDTKVPEGVKSIYELVINGVDEAAVKKAMAAGIKAAVKVPGVTFISAGNYEGKLGPFQLKLHEILA, encoded by the coding sequence ATGGAACTGAACGGTGTAACGATAGACAACACATTTGCAGAAGGATTTCCCATCTGGATCTCCCGCGTGATGATCACTGCTGTGACCCGCGAATACGCCATGAAGGCTGCTGTTGAGGCAACCGGCTTTGCAACCTCAGCCATCGGCTGTCCATGTGAGGCAGGCATTGAGAGGTACCTCTCCGGTGATGAGACTCCTGACGGACGCCCGGGCGTCTCGATCCTGATCTGTGCATCAAAGAAGAAACTCCCTGAACAGGTCATGGAGCGTATCGCAGAGTGCGTTCTTACTGCAGCAACCACCTCGGTCTTCAACGGACTTCCAGATGCAGAAGAGAAGTTTGACATCAAGATTCACTTCTTTGGTGACAAGTTCGAGTCCAAGGTTGAGATCGGCGGGCGTGCCTGCTGGAAGATCCCGATCATGGAGGGAGACTATGTTGGTGAAGAGGTCTTCGGCATGGTCAAGGGTGTCGCAGGCGGTAACTTCTTCGTGATGGCAGAGAGCCAGATGGCTGCTCTTCTCGGTGCACAGGCTGCATCAGACGCAATCCTCGAGGTCGAGGGTACCATCACCAGCTTCCCAGGCGGTATCGTTGCATCAGGTTCCAAGGTCGGGTCCAAGAACTACAAGTTCCCAATTCCGGCAACCACCAACGAGCAGTACTGCCCAAGCATCAGGGAGAAGGTTCCGGACACCAAGGTTCCTGAAGGCGTCAAGTCTATCTACGAGCTCGTTATCAACGGTGTTGACGAGGCTGCAGTCAAGAAGGCAATGGCAGCCGGTATCAAGGCAGCAGTCAAGGTTCCGGGTGTGACCTTCATCAGCGCAGGCAACTACGAAGGAAAACTCGGACCCTTCCAGCTCAAGCTCCACGAGATTCTTGCATAA